Proteins from a genomic interval of Gadus macrocephalus chromosome 2, ASM3116895v1:
- the LOC132474043 gene encoding zinc finger protein 862-like: protein MSAHHLPSKGHAGSPMSTGLSKCSCDMEQKRTSPQTMASTPLSCSTWSTWLLQVQWRFKDGQRRSVLRNTLSKKNRFKSNDISDLNSWQVRRWLGIQHLFCVDLLTTTQVKRGMENALFCVFCHFLADMFEELSTLSLTLQRNDLILPQAMSELRKTVTRLDGLKSRAKSGGMLEKIQTTLAQHGDDECRFQGIPLKGNLTGLTDLTHPQLKKHMEAAINIGVTELKARFGGLLNDEAEVKTQVQAFKVFNHDTWPDDLGSLLTFGDGDVADLVRHFREPLERSGCDLAAVQDEWQGLKILVSQSFKDKSYSGLWETMLTKEPYREDYKNILELVQLMLALPISAAQCERGFSAQNRIKSSKRSSLAVSTTEDLMRITLEGPSLEDYDPSPAVDRWMNSAKRARRPDYKKLWDRDILCV from the exons ATGTCTGCACACCATCTACCGTCAAAGGGACACGCTGGATCCCCCATGTCCACAGGGCTCTCAAAGTGTTCCTGCGACATGGAGCAGAAAAGGACCTCGCCACAGACCATGGCCAGTACTCCATTGTCCTGCAGCACATGGAGCACCTGGCTGTTGCAGGTACAGTGGAGGTTCAAGGACGGGCAAAGAAGGTCAGTTTTACGCAATAcattaagtaaaaaaaatagatttaaGTCAAATGACATTTCAGACTTGAATAGTTGGCAGGTGAGGAGGTGGCTAGGAATACAACACTTATTTTGTGTTGATCTACTCACTACTACACAGGTAAAGAGAGGAATGGAGAATGCACTTTTTTGTGTATTCTGCCATTTTCTCGCTGACATGTTCGAGGAGCTGTCTACACTTAGCCTCACCCTGCAGAGAAATGACCTGATCCTCCCCCAAGCCATGTCAGAGCTGAGGAAGACTGTGACAAGACTAGACGGACTTAAGTCTAGGGCAAAGTCAGGAGGCATGCTGGAGAAGATCCAGACCACGCTTGCTCAGCATGGAGATGATGAGTGCAGATTCCAG GGAATACCACTGAAGGGGAATCTGACAGGTCTCACAGACCTCACCCATCCCCAGCTGAAGAAGCACATGGAGGCGGCCATCAACATTGGTGTGACTGAGCTAAAAGCCAGGTTTGGTGGGCTCCTGAATGATGAGGCTGAAGTCAAGACCCAGGTTCAGGCCTTCAAAGTCTTCAACCATGACACATGGCCAGATGACCTGGGCAGCCTTCTGACctttggtgatggtgatgtggcAGACCTGGTGAGGCATTTCAGAGAGCCTCTTGAGAG ATCAGGGTGTGACCTGGCGGCTGTTCAGGACGAGTGGCAGGGACTGAAGATTTTGGTCAGTCAAAGCTTCAAGGACAAGTCCTACAGTGGCCTGTGGGAGACAATGCTCACCAAGGAGCCATACAGGGAGGATTACAAG AACATACTGGAGTTGGTGCAGCTGATGTTAGCACTGCCCATTTCAGCTGCTCAGTGCGAGAGGGGCTTCTCTGCACAAAACCGTATAAAGAGCTCCAAAAGAAGCAGCCTTGCAGTCTCCACCACCGAAGACCTCATGAGGATCACCCTGGAGGGGCCAAGTCTTGAGGACTATGATCCAAGTCCTGCTGTGGACCGCTGGATGAACTCAGCCAAGCGTGCCAGGCGACCTGACTACAAAAAATTGTGGGACAGAGATATTCTCTGCGTTTAA